A window from Rhizobium sp. BG4 encodes these proteins:
- a CDS encoding alpha/beta fold hydrolase yields the protein MQNETTEKIVYVKTEDGLTLEGLMLQPLGQPTPAETVIWFHGLHQKFSEAEYVNIGRQLAARGFRFITANLRSHDFGTWFRTDKGAYLGGSAWELFSESPLDIAAWIDFATKDPGRVVLAGHGLGGAKVVYYQAERRDPRLAGLIIASSGSLFREKMRQDLHPVAAKMIAEGREKELLPWGTRGDRQVATISAESYMDLDRIHESLYGYQSVPPALARITCPILAWYGSKEKLANKDIDDFLARVRRTATASSLVKTRKIAGVEFFYTGSEKVIAGEIERWCEQLRTLQAAV from the coding sequence TTGCAAAACGAAACAACGGAAAAGATCGTTTACGTGAAGACGGAGGACGGCCTCACGCTTGAGGGCCTGATGCTGCAGCCTTTGGGGCAGCCGACGCCCGCCGAAACGGTCATCTGGTTTCACGGCCTGCACCAGAAGTTCTCGGAAGCCGAATATGTCAATATCGGCAGGCAGCTCGCTGCCCGCGGCTTCCGTTTCATCACGGCGAACCTCCGCAGCCACGATTTCGGCACCTGGTTCCGCACCGACAAGGGCGCCTATCTCGGCGGCAGTGCCTGGGAGCTGTTCAGCGAATCCCCGCTCGACATCGCCGCATGGATCGACTTCGCGACGAAGGATCCGGGCCGCGTCGTGCTCGCCGGGCATGGTCTTGGCGGAGCGAAGGTCGTTTACTATCAGGCCGAGCGCCGCGATCCGCGGCTGGCGGGCTTGATCATCGCCTCGTCTGGTTCGCTGTTTCGCGAAAAGATGCGCCAGGACCTGCATCCCGTGGCAGCGAAGATGATCGCGGAAGGGCGGGAAAAGGAACTGCTGCCCTGGGGTACGCGCGGCGACCGCCAGGTCGCGACGATCAGTGCCGAATCTTACATGGATCTGGACCGTATCCACGAGTCGCTCTACGGCTATCAGAGCGTTCCGCCGGCGCTGGCGCGCATCACATGCCCGATCCTTGCCTGGTACGGCTCGAAGGAAAAGCTCGCCAACAAGGACATCGACGACTTCCTGGCCCGCGTGCGCCGCACGGCCACGGCATCGTCCCTGGTGAAGACGAGGAAGATTGCAGGGGTTGAATTTTTCTACACCGGAAGTGAAAAGGTAATAGCCGGCGAAATAGAACGCTGGTGCGAACAGTTACGGACACTCCAGGCGGCCGTTTGA
- a CDS encoding DUF1217 domain-containing protein: MVSTYVSYLAIAGNLTTSLRNVASQGAVARDTDYYKEHITKVTTVDEFMDDYKLYSYAMKAYGLEDMTYAKAFMKKVLESDLSDSSSFANSLSDSRYAEFAAAFKFSGETATAQSSTQRDTLLDAYEASFGAETDEISEETDYFQEKIGSITSVDDLLSNTRLTNFTLKAFGLSTEYTSTSFLRNVLTSDPDDRDSFVNQLGDDVYLNLAKAFNFNSDGSVDGEAQSEDQTALVSSAYAVGSSTFASSETGEAYSTYFASVIGSITSVSQLMSDDKLVSYLRTAYGLADSDNDNFISASLKSASVATAIGLSALHDAFNFDESGNLADGVSAQTADQTASTTSAFTTGYQSVIAAASSDDAIENYKTRIASVTSIDDFLKTNASDDDEDNDGLPELSAIALTAFGIDPSTVSKAELRKILESDPTDDKSYVNRLHDDRFEAFRDAFNFDSEGDVTVPLQAMSSSVIDDFAAYYKQDAIRYLTGTEQTDASDAADTEISYFREQMATIKTSSEFLADDRLVSFALKAKGLDPDEVSDDELKKMFASDLDDENSYVNGLDDYRYAELVGAFNFDSDGNLSDDPTGTVQQRGDVLETVDFYLQQTLESDQGDSNTGVRLALYFERKAPDISSAYDILGDSALFEFFTTSFNLSSYVSNMDVDKQAEMVENFIDLKDLSDPDKIQDLIKRFTAMYDVANGTNASSPALSILTGSASISADTLLAMAQLKTG; encoded by the coding sequence ATGGTCTCCACCTATGTCAGCTATCTCGCCATCGCCGGCAACCTGACCACCAGCCTGAGAAACGTCGCCTCGCAGGGCGCGGTGGCGCGCGATACCGACTACTACAAGGAGCACATCACCAAGGTCACCACGGTCGATGAGTTCATGGACGACTACAAGCTCTATTCCTATGCGATGAAGGCTTACGGTCTGGAGGACATGACCTATGCCAAGGCCTTCATGAAGAAGGTTCTGGAAAGTGACCTCAGCGATTCCTCGAGCTTCGCCAACAGCCTGAGCGACAGCCGCTATGCGGAGTTCGCCGCCGCCTTCAAATTCTCCGGCGAGACCGCCACCGCCCAATCCAGCACCCAGCGGGATACGCTGCTCGACGCCTACGAGGCCTCGTTCGGCGCCGAGACCGATGAGATCAGCGAGGAGACCGACTACTTCCAGGAGAAGATCGGCTCGATCACCTCGGTCGACGATCTCCTATCGAACACCAGGCTCACCAACTTCACGCTCAAGGCCTTCGGCCTCAGCACCGAATATACCTCCACCAGCTTTCTGAGGAACGTGCTGACCAGCGACCCTGATGACCGCGACAGCTTCGTCAACCAGCTCGGCGACGACGTCTATCTCAACCTGGCGAAGGCCTTCAATTTCAACAGCGACGGCTCGGTCGATGGCGAGGCGCAATCCGAGGATCAGACGGCACTGGTCTCCAGCGCCTATGCCGTCGGCAGCTCGACCTTCGCTTCCTCGGAGACGGGCGAGGCCTATTCCACCTATTTCGCTTCGGTGATCGGCAGCATCACCTCGGTCAGCCAGCTGATGAGCGACGACAAGCTGGTGAGCTACCTTCGAACCGCCTACGGCCTTGCCGATTCCGACAACGACAACTTCATCTCCGCGTCGCTGAAGAGCGCCTCGGTTGCGACCGCGATCGGTCTCTCCGCGCTGCACGACGCCTTCAATTTTGATGAGAGCGGCAATCTCGCCGATGGCGTCAGCGCCCAGACCGCCGACCAGACCGCTTCGACGACCTCGGCCTTCACGACCGGCTATCAATCCGTGATCGCCGCTGCCAGCAGCGACGATGCGATCGAGAATTACAAGACCCGCATCGCCAGCGTCACGTCGATCGACGACTTCCTGAAGACCAATGCCAGCGATGACGACGAGGACAATGACGGGCTTCCCGAACTCTCGGCCATCGCGCTGACCGCCTTCGGCATCGATCCCTCGACCGTCTCCAAGGCCGAGTTGCGGAAGATCCTGGAAAGCGATCCGACCGACGACAAGAGCTATGTGAACCGCCTGCACGACGATCGTTTCGAGGCATTCCGCGATGCCTTCAATTTCGACAGCGAGGGTGACGTCACGGTTCCCCTGCAGGCGATGTCGTCTTCCGTGATCGACGACTTCGCCGCCTATTACAAACAGGACGCCATCCGCTATCTCACCGGCACCGAACAGACGGATGCCTCCGATGCCGCCGACACGGAGATCAGCTATTTTCGCGAGCAGATGGCGACGATCAAGACATCGAGCGAATTCCTTGCCGACGACCGCCTCGTCTCCTTCGCGCTGAAGGCCAAGGGGCTTGACCCCGACGAGGTCAGCGACGACGAGCTCAAGAAGATGTTTGCGTCGGACCTCGACGACGAAAACAGCTACGTCAACGGCCTCGACGATTACCGCTACGCCGAACTCGTCGGCGCCTTCAATTTCGACAGCGACGGCAATCTGTCGGACGACCCGACGGGAACCGTCCAGCAACGCGGAGACGTCCTTGAGACCGTCGATTTCTATCTGCAGCAGACGCTGGAATCCGATCAGGGCGACAGCAATACCGGCGTCCGGCTTGCCCTCTATTTCGAGCGCAAGGCGCCCGATATTTCCAGCGCCTACGACATCCTCGGCGACAGCGCCCTCTTCGAATTCTTCACGACGAGCTTCAATCTCTCGAGCTACGTGTCCAACATGGATGTCGATAAACAGGCTGAGATGGTCGAGAATTTCATCGACCTGAAGGACCTCTCCGACCCCGACAAGATCCAGGACCTGATCAAGCGCTTTACCGCCATGTACGACGTCGCCAATGGGACGAACGCCTCGTCACCCGCACTGTCCATATTGACCGGTTCGGCGTCGATCAGCGCCGATACGCTGCTCGCAATGGCGCAGCTGAAGACGGGATAG
- a CDS encoding TetR/AcrR family transcriptional regulator, whose translation MTAGGNEDEAPRKRGRPKVSSDDDKRANIVENARRIFVRNGYAASTTAVVATEAGVSKQTLYKLFESKEELFAAVVGAHRRMMLDLPREAEAISIAQSLEQIFMIDIDEETDADRAGLLQLVFREAPQFPELIEILHREGVLASRRELSAWLDERRAEGRIRLEDSASGARMLMDMIFGGMGPPEGRAQAWQGREERLAHLRRCIAIFCAGVDAR comes from the coding sequence ATGACGGCCGGCGGGAATGAGGACGAGGCACCGCGCAAGCGCGGCAGGCCCAAGGTTTCGAGCGACGACGACAAGCGCGCCAATATCGTCGAGAACGCCCGCCGCATCTTTGTCAGGAACGGCTATGCGGCCAGCACCACGGCAGTCGTAGCCACCGAAGCCGGCGTCTCCAAGCAGACGCTCTACAAGCTGTTCGAAAGCAAGGAAGAGCTCTTTGCCGCCGTCGTCGGCGCCCACCGCCGCATGATGCTCGACCTGCCGCGCGAGGCAGAAGCGATCAGCATCGCGCAGTCGCTCGAGCAGATCTTCATGATCGATATCGACGAGGAGACCGATGCCGACCGCGCCGGTCTGCTGCAGCTCGTCTTCCGCGAAGCGCCGCAATTCCCTGAGCTGATCGAGATCCTGCACCGCGAAGGCGTTCTCGCCTCCCGCCGCGAGCTCTCGGCATGGCTGGACGAGCGCCGCGCCGAAGGGCGCATCCGTCTCGAGGATAGCGCAAGCGGCGCACGCATGCTGATGGACATGATTTTCGGCGGCATGGGTCCGCCGGAAGGCCGCGCCCAGGCATGGCAGGGCCGCGAGGAGCGTCTGGCGCATCTGCGCCGCTGCATCGCCATCTTCTGCGCCGGCGTCGACGCCAGGTAG
- a CDS encoding flagellar hook protein FlgE yields the protein MSIFGSMKTAVSGMNAQANRLSTVSDNIANANTVGYKSVSTSFSSLVLPSSSGNYNSGGVQTSVRQAISQQGDISYTTSAYDLAISGDGFFIVESPDGTPVLTRAGDFSVDSSGNLVNSAGFTLMGYSYDSGAPAVVVNGFDGLVPVNVSQSGLSAIASTSASFSGNLNSAAEVVSDTTTLPSANSASVTDDTKKMSLVAYDSLGATVQYDYYFTKTGVTTDANGAVTGSTWEVAVYRNGDAATGSTTSFPYSSDAVSTATLSFDADGKLTSATDTDIVDPTTGKTITMDYSGFTQLSSDFSATGSADGQAASAVSSVSISTAGVVSVSYANGTSKALYQIPLATVASPDNLTLLSGNVYSANGMSGVTVTGFPQSNGLGSIQSGALESSNVDLAGELTEMIEAQRSYTANSKVFQTGSDIMDVLVNLKR from the coding sequence ATGAGCATCTTCGGCAGCATGAAAACCGCAGTTTCCGGCATGAACGCACAGGCAAACCGCCTGAGCACGGTTTCGGACAATATCGCCAACGCCAATACCGTCGGCTACAAGTCGGTATCGACCTCCTTCTCCTCGCTCGTCCTGCCGTCCTCGTCGGGCAATTACAATTCCGGCGGCGTGCAGACCTCGGTGCGCCAGGCGATCTCGCAGCAGGGCGATATTTCCTACACGACCTCAGCCTATGATCTGGCCATTTCAGGCGACGGCTTCTTCATCGTCGAGAGCCCCGACGGCACGCCGGTTCTGACGCGTGCCGGCGACTTCTCGGTCGACAGCAGCGGCAATCTGGTCAACAGCGCCGGTTTCACGCTGATGGGATACTCCTACGACTCCGGCGCGCCCGCCGTCGTCGTCAACGGTTTCGATGGTCTCGTTCCGGTCAATGTCTCGCAGTCGGGCCTCAGCGCCATCGCCTCGACCAGTGCCTCTTTCAGCGGCAACCTGAATTCCGCTGCCGAAGTGGTCAGCGATACAACGACGCTGCCGAGCGCCAATTCCGCCTCGGTGACCGACGATACCAAGAAGATGTCGCTGGTCGCCTATGACAGCCTCGGCGCCACGGTCCAGTACGACTATTACTTCACCAAGACCGGCGTGACGACCGACGCCAACGGCGCCGTCACCGGCAGCACCTGGGAAGTCGCCGTCTATCGCAACGGCGATGCGGCGACCGGCAGCACGACGTCCTTCCCCTATTCGTCGGACGCCGTCAGCACAGCGACGCTGAGCTTCGATGCCGATGGCAAGCTCACTTCGGCAACCGACACTGACATCGTCGATCCAACCACCGGCAAGACGATCACCATGGACTATTCCGGCTTCACCCAGCTGTCGTCGGATTTCTCGGCGACCGGTTCGGCCGATGGTCAGGCGGCAAGCGCCGTCAGTTCGGTCTCGATCAGCACTGCCGGCGTCGTCTCGGTGTCCTATGCCAACGGCACCAGCAAGGCGCTCTACCAGATCCCGCTCGCGACCGTCGCCAGCCCCGACAACCTGACGCTCCTCAGCGGCAACGTCTATTCGGCGAACGGCATGTCCGGCGTCACCGTCACCGGCTTCCCGCAGTCGAACGGCCTTGGCTCGATCCAGTCGGGCGCGCTGGAGAGC